One window from the genome of Fulvivirga lutea encodes:
- a CDS encoding LiaF transmembrane domain-containing protein encodes MGQEHIQDRRFWLGLVFVFIGGVLLLDNLNIIPYYIPDYLLSWKTFLIALGTYFIIGRKKPEPGIIMIVIGSVFLLQDFYYFRIRDIWHILWPSIFIIIGGSLILRRSRNKDSEAQGLDGEKKNNVDYVDDFAVLGGREISVDSQNFKGGKISAVLGGSSIDLRNAGLAEGENVIDVFAMFGGTSIIVPQDWTVKMEVFSLLGGFSDKRDSSVKVVPHPGKVLVVKGFVMFGGGDIKYTK; translated from the coding sequence ATGGGACAAGAACACATACAAGATCGAAGATTCTGGCTAGGCCTGGTATTCGTATTTATCGGAGGAGTTTTACTTCTTGACAATCTAAACATCATACCTTATTACATTCCTGATTATTTATTATCATGGAAGACCTTTCTTATTGCTTTAGGTACATACTTTATTATTGGTAGAAAAAAGCCTGAGCCTGGTATCATTATGATTGTGATAGGTAGCGTCTTCTTGCTTCAAGATTTCTATTACTTCAGAATCAGAGACATATGGCACATATTATGGCCTTCAATTTTCATCATCATAGGTGGGTCTCTTATTCTTAGAAGAAGCAGAAACAAAGATTCTGAAGCTCAAGGTTTGGACGGTGAAAAAAAAAATAATGTAGACTATGTTGATGATTTTGCTGTGCTCGGTGGTCGCGAGATATCAGTAGATTCGCAAAACTTTAAAGGGGGAAAAATTTCAGCAGTACTGGGTGGTTCTTCCATCGACTTACGAAATGCAGGGCTGGCTGAAGGTGAAAATGTGATAGATGTATTTGCCATGTTTGGTGGCACGTCTATTATAGTACCACAAGACTGGACAGTGAAAATGGAAGTATTTTCTTTATTGGGGGGCTTTAGTGATAAAAGGGACAGCTCGGTCAAAGTTGTGCCACACCCAGGAAAAGTATTAGTGGTAAAAGGATTTGTGATGTTTGGTGGAGGCGATATTAAATACACCAAATAA
- the fumC gene encoding class II fumarate hydratase, protein MDFRIEKDTMGEVKVPADKYWGAQTERSRNNFKIGPAGSMPMEVIYGFAYLKKAAAHTNCELGVLSEEKRDLISKACDEILEGKLDDQFPLVVWQTGSGTQSNMNVNEVVSNRAHVIAGNKLGEGKSDVHPNDDVNKSQSSNDTYPTGMHIAGYKLIVETTIPGVEKLRDTLKKKSEEFMNVVKIGRTHLMDATPLTLGQEFSGYVSQLDHGLKALKNTLPHLAELALGGTAVGTGINTPKGYAELVAKKIAEFTKLPFVSAENKFEALAAHDAIVETHGALKQLAVSLNKIANDIRMLASGPRSGIGEIIIPANEPGSSIMPGKVNPTQCEAMTMVCAQVIGNDVAISVGGAQGHYELNVFKPVMANNLLQSARLIGDACVSFNDNCAIGIEPDQKSITQHLNNSLMLVTALNTHIGYEKAAKIAKTAHENGTTLKEEAINLGFLTAEEFDQWVRPEDMVGSLK, encoded by the coding sequence ATGGACTTTAGAATAGAGAAAGACACCATGGGCGAGGTAAAAGTACCTGCCGACAAATATTGGGGAGCACAAACAGAACGTTCCCGTAACAATTTTAAAATTGGACCAGCGGGCAGCATGCCAATGGAGGTGATTTATGGTTTTGCATATTTAAAGAAAGCCGCGGCTCACACTAACTGTGAGTTGGGTGTATTGAGTGAAGAAAAAAGAGACTTAATCTCAAAAGCATGTGATGAAATCTTAGAAGGAAAGTTGGATGACCAATTTCCATTGGTTGTTTGGCAAACAGGCTCAGGTACTCAGTCAAACATGAACGTGAACGAGGTAGTATCTAATAGAGCTCATGTGATAGCCGGAAATAAGTTAGGTGAAGGAAAAAGCGATGTTCACCCGAATGACGATGTGAATAAATCTCAATCTTCAAATGATACCTATCCTACCGGAATGCATATTGCTGGGTATAAATTAATTGTAGAAACAACCATCCCTGGAGTTGAGAAGCTTAGAGATACCTTAAAGAAAAAGTCTGAAGAGTTCATGAACGTGGTAAAAATCGGAAGAACCCACTTGATGGACGCTACGCCACTGACTCTCGGTCAGGAGTTTTCGGGTTATGTATCACAATTAGATCATGGTTTGAAAGCGTTAAAAAATACTTTACCTCACTTAGCTGAGTTGGCATTAGGTGGAACAGCAGTAGGTACAGGAATTAATACACCAAAAGGGTATGCAGAATTAGTAGCAAAAAAGATTGCCGAATTCACCAAACTCCCTTTTGTATCCGCAGAAAATAAATTCGAAGCATTGGCCGCACATGATGCCATTGTGGAGACACATGGCGCCTTAAAGCAATTGGCAGTTTCCTTAAATAAAATTGCTAATGATATCAGAATGTTGGCATCAGGTCCAAGATCAGGAATTGGTGAAATTATTATTCCTGCAAATGAACCTGGCTCATCTATTATGCCGGGTAAAGTGAATCCAACACAGTGCGAAGCGATGACCATGGTATGTGCGCAAGTAATTGGTAACGATGTGGCTATTTCTGTTGGTGGTGCACAGGGACATTACGAATTAAATGTTTTTAAACCTGTAATGGCCAATAACCTACTTCAGTCAGCAAGATTAATAGGTGATGCTTGTGTATCATTTAACGATAACTGTGCTATTGGAATTGAGCCTGATCAAAAGAGTATTACTCAACATTTGAACAACAGTTTAATGCTGGTTACTGCACTTAACACCCACATTGGGTATGAAAAAGCGGCCAAGATTGCCAAAACTGCTCACGAAAATGGGACTACCCTA